The following are from one region of the Pseudodesulfovibrio piezophilus C1TLV30 genome:
- a CDS encoding PEP/pyruvate-binding domain-containing protein, translating to MHLSQLFKHWTYQVFAPGTLLRRKYEAFKSLLHHDAIALELIADLEELFYGETLADRQRANHLAARLTEAVGTMAGQLVEMNPTGYMELPEYFRKIDFYVRMALELDQPEVGPPYILSLEDAASFPRLVGGKACNLGRATQVEGVPIPPGLVVTANAFNYFIDYNDLSHEIEDRLRQMVVGDRDLLARLTGEMQELILAAEVPEEIARGIRFAVSEIIDGDDLIAVRSSALAEDGEISFAGQYASELNVQPNDVLEAYKRVLAGKYCPRAVSYRISNGLTDSDTAMAVLIIPMVDADNAGVVYSRDPDCRGGEAIGVYGVCGLGEGLVDGSVSPGKAVLTREEVPLLDTECTPEEGGLPRKETLEELGRLAMVLEDAFGAPQDIEWAEDVTGKLFILQTRPLQEERDEAVVEHEPVAAVPLADGLERASSGVGCGEVYYAPTGEKIALIPDGAIVMTPSLKPSLLTFIGRMNGVIASTGSRASHFASVARESGVPVLVGELPTLPESGQVLTVDGSGGRVFEGCVTSLLTRAKDGNKVSQRVVDQYSKVVPITVKLNLTDPKAEEFSPEGCRSMHDVVRFCHEKAVGEMFSIVDKRGRGMGAAKRLKTDLPLVMYLLDLGEGFFSGAAKEKLVTPPDIKSRPMWALWYGLSDERVEWPSRLTHMDWEEFDKVSGGIFSFDSKLLASYGLISEDYLHLMIRFGYHFSVVDAVCSSDEGRNYINFRFKGGGAGFDQRLLRLEFIRAVLERYGFETSTRGDMIDAKCSRLDENGTRLLLARLGYLMAVTRLMDMRMETMDHVESEVERFITDAEHKNAGMEKA from the coding sequence ATGCATCTGTCCCAATTATTCAAGCACTGGACCTATCAGGTCTTTGCCCCTGGTACGTTGCTTCGACGCAAGTATGAAGCGTTCAAATCCTTGTTGCATCATGATGCTATCGCACTGGAATTGATCGCTGATCTTGAAGAACTTTTTTACGGTGAGACTCTGGCGGATCGGCAACGGGCCAATCATTTGGCTGCACGGCTGACAGAGGCTGTAGGGACTATGGCGGGGCAATTGGTGGAGATGAATCCCACCGGATATATGGAATTACCTGAATATTTCCGCAAGATCGATTTTTATGTCCGCATGGCGCTGGAATTGGACCAGCCCGAAGTGGGGCCACCTTATATTCTGTCTTTGGAGGATGCTGCCAGTTTCCCTCGATTGGTTGGAGGTAAGGCGTGTAATCTTGGTCGTGCGACCCAGGTCGAGGGGGTTCCCATCCCGCCGGGATTGGTGGTCACGGCCAATGCGTTTAACTATTTTATTGATTATAACGATCTTAGTCATGAAATCGAGGATCGTCTTCGCCAGATGGTGGTGGGGGACCGCGACCTTCTGGCCCGACTGACCGGAGAAATGCAGGAATTGATCCTGGCGGCGGAAGTGCCTGAGGAAATAGCCCGGGGTATCCGATTTGCCGTTTCCGAGATTATTGACGGTGACGACCTTATTGCCGTGCGATCAAGTGCTCTTGCTGAGGATGGCGAGATATCTTTTGCCGGGCAATACGCCAGCGAATTGAATGTCCAGCCCAATGATGTTCTTGAAGCATACAAGCGGGTTCTGGCGGGCAAGTATTGTCCTCGCGCCGTTTCTTACCGTATTTCAAATGGGTTGACAGACAGTGATACGGCCATGGCTGTGTTGATTATACCTATGGTTGATGCGGATAATGCAGGCGTCGTGTATTCTAGGGACCCGGATTGCCGGGGAGGAGAAGCCATTGGCGTCTATGGGGTATGCGGATTGGGTGAGGGACTGGTGGACGGAAGCGTTTCTCCTGGGAAGGCTGTCTTGACTCGTGAGGAAGTCCCTCTTCTGGATACGGAATGCACGCCGGAGGAAGGTGGGCTTCCGCGGAAGGAAACACTGGAAGAGTTGGGCCGATTGGCCATGGTTTTAGAGGATGCTTTCGGAGCGCCGCAAGATATTGAATGGGCGGAAGATGTCACCGGCAAACTGTTTATCCTGCAAACTCGACCATTGCAGGAAGAACGGGACGAAGCTGTGGTGGAACATGAACCTGTGGCTGCAGTCCCATTGGCTGACGGGTTGGAGAGGGCGTCTTCGGGAGTCGGGTGCGGAGAGGTTTACTACGCGCCAACGGGCGAGAAAATTGCTCTTATTCCCGATGGGGCTATTGTCATGACCCCGAGTCTCAAACCGTCACTTCTGACTTTTATCGGTCGTATGAACGGCGTCATAGCCTCCACAGGCAGTCGGGCCAGTCATTTTGCTTCGGTGGCCCGAGAATCCGGTGTGCCTGTCCTTGTCGGTGAGTTGCCCACTCTTCCCGAATCTGGACAGGTGCTGACCGTGGATGGTTCCGGTGGGCGGGTTTTTGAAGGATGCGTGACATCGCTTTTGACTCGGGCCAAGGATGGCAACAAGGTCTCGCAACGTGTGGTGGACCAGTACTCCAAGGTTGTGCCGATTACGGTCAAGTTGAATCTGACCGACCCCAAGGCCGAAGAATTTTCCCCGGAGGGGTGCCGCTCCATGCACGATGTCGTTCGGTTTTGCCATGAGAAAGCCGTGGGAGAGATGTTCTCGATCGTGGATAAACGAGGGCGTGGCATGGGCGCGGCAAAGCGGCTCAAGACCGATTTGCCCTTGGTCATGTATTTGCTTGATCTGGGTGAGGGGTTCTTCTCCGGGGCGGCCAAGGAAAAGTTGGTGACTCCCCCGGATATCAAGAGCCGACCCATGTGGGCGCTCTGGTATGGCTTATCCGATGAACGGGTGGAATGGCCCAGTCGGTTGACGCACATGGATTGGGAAGAATTCGATAAGGTTTCCGGCGGGATATTCAGTTTCGATTCCAAGCTTCTGGCGAGCTATGGGCTGATTTCTGAGGATTATCTTCATTTGATGATTCGTTTCGGATATCATTTTTCGGTAGTGGATGCCGTGTGCAGTTCGGACGAAGGACGCAACTATATCAACTTCCGGTTTAAGGGCGGTGGAGCAGGGTTCGACCAGCGATTGTTGCGTTTGGAATTCATCCGTGCTGTTCTGGAACGATATGGGTTTGAGACGTCGACCCGTGGAGATATGATTGATGCCAAGTGCTCCCGTCTGGATGAGAACGGAACCCGTCTTCTGTTGGCTCGGTTGGGATATCTGATGGCTGTAACCCGGCTCATGGATATGCGGATGGAGACCATGGATCACGTGGAAAGCGAAGTGGAACGGTTTATCACCGATGCGGAGCACAAAAATGCTGGGATGGAAAAAGCGTAA
- a CDS encoding protein-tyrosine phosphatase family protein, translating to MLGWKKRNKSAAYEVTWVTDQLGVGHAPMSYPQLEAIRAEGVDAILNLCGEFCDLHDIETGAGFEVHYLPLADEEAPGLIELEKALEWLDEAIYLGKKVLIHCRHGIGRTGTVLNAYLLRRGLGHKMAGKALKKLKSKPANFVQWRTVRKYGKQSGQLRVREPSLEFKRLVDLSPFFNDYEEVVQRVEERAGKNGGGEACGLDHDQCCRTPVRVSLVEAVHISHRINTELTCEQRLSVIERAVETAQAERRAASAIGVDGENLEYCLSEVGAVCPLLRKRQCMLFEYRPIQCRAFGQDQSLDGELWSTLLTPALEKISSEIWFAYTGSMAGSLPLFSFPDVVSGKFMEMIFKLMMEQGLES from the coding sequence ATGCTGGGATGGAAAAAGCGTAACAAATCTGCCGCGTATGAGGTGACATGGGTGACTGACCAGCTTGGTGTCGGCCATGCGCCCATGAGCTATCCTCAGCTTGAAGCTATCAGGGCGGAAGGAGTGGATGCCATCCTCAACTTGTGCGGTGAGTTCTGTGATCTGCATGATATCGAAACCGGTGCCGGGTTTGAGGTGCATTATCTTCCTCTGGCCGATGAAGAAGCGCCTGGACTGATCGAGTTGGAAAAGGCATTGGAATGGCTTGATGAAGCGATTTATCTTGGTAAGAAGGTGCTTATTCACTGTCGCCATGGGATTGGCCGGACCGGGACAGTGCTCAATGCCTATCTGCTTCGACGAGGGTTGGGGCACAAAATGGCAGGCAAGGCGCTCAAGAAACTCAAGAGCAAACCCGCCAATTTCGTTCAGTGGCGGACAGTACGCAAATACGGCAAACAGTCTGGCCAGCTCAGGGTGCGGGAACCGTCTCTGGAATTCAAACGACTGGTGGATCTCTCCCCGTTTTTTAATGATTATGAAGAAGTGGTTCAACGGGTGGAAGAGCGGGCCGGAAAAAATGGAGGAGGCGAAGCCTGCGGGCTGGATCATGATCAGTGTTGCCGGACACCTGTTCGGGTTTCGCTTGTGGAAGCAGTTCACATAAGCCACCGGATCAATACGGAACTGACCTGTGAGCAACGGCTTTCGGTCATTGAGCGTGCCGTTGAAACGGCGCAGGCTGAGCGGAGAGCAGCCTCTGCCATCGGCGTGGATGGGGAAAATCTGGAATACTGTCTCTCCGAAGTCGGTGCAGTCTGTCCTCTTTTGAGAAAGAGGCAATGCATGTTGTTTGAATACCGCCCTATACAATGCCGTGCTTTTGGGCAGGATCAAAGTTTGGATGGAGAGCTGTGGAGCACACTCCTCACTCCGGCTCTTGAAAAAATTTCATCGGAAATCTGGTTTGCTTATACCGGGTCAATGGCTGGCTCCCTTCCGCTTTTCTCTTTTCCTGACGTGGTCTCGGGAAAATTTATGGAAATGATCTTCAAGTTGATGATGGAACAGGGATTGGAGTCCTGA
- a CDS encoding LutC/YkgG family protein, with product MMNKNEQTFLNRVSRALGRDTIPGNPDLFVSRPKGELDALLAAAEREKDEQLDLLAILKGNAGPLNLHVHEVATAQDAGNGIAERVRTTETEWGGKKRVTRHDTPLLESLGLDALLQQDAIPVDLASLNQNEDESIGKARLRQQAEGAYIGVTGADWCAVDCAAIAVLGGPGKARATSLVPSVHIAVLTLNQLVANLSELYAKLESRETLPVSFNFISGPSKTADIEAQLVHGAHGPREMHLFVITG from the coding sequence ATGATGAATAAGAACGAACAGACCTTCTTGAATCGGGTGAGCCGCGCCCTTGGCCGAGACACAATTCCGGGTAACCCGGACCTTTTTGTTTCCCGCCCCAAAGGCGAACTGGACGCGCTGCTTGCTGCGGCAGAAAGGGAAAAGGATGAACAGCTTGACCTCCTTGCCATTTTGAAAGGAAATGCAGGCCCGCTCAACCTCCATGTTCACGAAGTCGCGACAGCTCAAGACGCAGGAAACGGTATCGCAGAAAGAGTACGCACCACAGAGACGGAATGGGGAGGAAAGAAACGGGTAACGAGGCATGACACTCCTCTACTCGAAAGCCTCGGACTTGATGCACTGCTGCAACAAGATGCCATTCCTGTTGATCTCGCAAGCCTGAACCAGAATGAAGATGAAAGCATAGGCAAAGCTCGACTGCGCCAGCAGGCAGAGGGTGCCTATATAGGTGTGACTGGTGCTGATTGGTGCGCGGTCGACTGCGCAGCTATCGCCGTGCTTGGCGGACCGGGAAAAGCGCGAGCCACATCCCTTGTCCCCTCGGTTCACATCGCTGTTCTGACCCTGAACCAACTGGTGGCAAACCTCTCGGAGCTCTACGCAAAGCTGGAAAGTCGCGAGACCCTTCCGGTTTCATTCAACTTTATTTCCGGCCCATCCAAAACAGCTGATATCGAAGCCCAGCTTGTACACGGAGCACACGGGCCACGGGAGATGCATTTGTTCGTGATAACGGGCTAA
- a CDS encoding LutB/LldF family L-lactate oxidation iron-sulfur protein — MHRNSDKTYSKLAGEAIADDKLHASIRMIQDRIGKGTQGAWKEIDPTLRSRAKEARMRTLNNLDTILATLAEKIRANGGHVYFAETAEEASQYCLEVARENDVRRVVKGKSMTSTEIGVDPLLEGNGIEVVETDLGEFIIQLAGDAPSHIIAPCIHMNRQQIGKLFQEKLNIPYSEDPPTLTKAARKALREKLLSADMGLSGCNIACAETGHISLVSNEGNIRMSTSMPKVHVALMGMERVTATLAEHDMLLRLLTRGAAAQKVSTYVSFLGGPRQPGEADGPEEFHLVIIDNGRMKMLADPRFREALACIRCGGCLNICPVYGRIGGHAYNGPYPGPIGSVVMPLFDGVNKYADLCRGETLCGACKDICPVQNDLPRMLSELRYMLAYGDSQWNVQPVGTMEALAFKAWALAMSDRRLYDFLVKSGRYVQLPFIRRGVLSKGVGPVGKWTATRDLPAMPEKTFADRWKTIHSKRLQGGNDE; from the coding sequence ATGCACCGGAACAGCGATAAGACATATAGCAAACTGGCTGGAGAAGCCATTGCAGATGACAAACTGCACGCTTCTATCAGGATGATTCAGGATCGCATAGGCAAAGGCACACAGGGAGCGTGGAAAGAAATTGACCCGACTTTGCGCAGCAGAGCCAAGGAAGCTCGAATGCGCACACTGAATAATCTCGACACCATCCTGGCGACCTTGGCCGAAAAAATACGGGCCAACGGTGGGCATGTCTATTTTGCCGAAACCGCAGAAGAAGCCAGTCAATACTGTCTGGAAGTGGCCCGGGAAAATGATGTGCGCCGTGTGGTCAAGGGAAAGTCCATGACCTCCACGGAAATAGGAGTTGACCCTCTGCTGGAGGGAAACGGCATCGAAGTGGTAGAAACGGACCTCGGTGAGTTCATCATCCAATTGGCCGGTGATGCACCATCTCATATCATCGCACCCTGCATTCACATGAACCGCCAGCAGATAGGAAAACTTTTTCAGGAAAAGCTCAATATACCATACTCGGAAGATCCCCCGACCTTGACCAAAGCTGCCCGCAAAGCCTTGCGCGAAAAGCTGCTTTCCGCCGACATGGGGCTGAGCGGATGCAACATAGCCTGCGCCGAAACAGGCCATATCTCATTGGTTTCCAATGAGGGTAATATACGCATGTCCACCAGTATGCCGAAGGTGCATGTTGCACTCATGGGCATGGAACGGGTAACCGCCACCCTAGCAGAGCATGACATGCTCCTGCGCCTGCTCACCCGTGGAGCCGCTGCCCAGAAAGTCTCAACGTATGTCAGCTTTCTAGGAGGTCCCCGCCAACCGGGAGAGGCAGATGGCCCGGAAGAGTTCCATCTGGTCATTATAGATAACGGACGGATGAAGATGTTGGCTGATCCTCGATTTCGAGAGGCCTTGGCCTGTATTCGCTGTGGGGGGTGCCTGAATATCTGTCCCGTCTATGGCCGGATTGGAGGTCATGCTTACAACGGCCCATATCCTGGCCCCATCGGTTCCGTGGTCATGCCGCTCTTTGATGGCGTGAACAAGTACGCCGACCTCTGCCGGGGCGAAACATTATGTGGCGCATGCAAAGACATCTGCCCGGTGCAAAATGACCTTCCCCGCATGCTTTCCGAGTTACGGTACATGCTTGCCTATGGTGACTCGCAATGGAATGTCCAGCCGGTTGGTACGATGGAAGCGCTGGCTTTCAAGGCATGGGCTTTGGCCATGTCCGACAGAAGGTTGTACGATTTTTTGGTCAAAAGTGGACGATATGTCCAGCTCCCGTTCATTCGCCGGGGCGTCCTCAGCAAAGGGGTCGGACCGGTTGGCAAATGGACCGCCACGCGCGATCTGCCAGCCATGCCCGAAAAGACTTTTGCCGATCGCTGGAAAACCATTCACTCCAAACGGCTCCAGGGGGGAAATGATGAATAA
- a CDS encoding (Fe-S)-binding protein, protein MKEHSVTLFIQCLVDSLHPEVGDAMVHVLERLGVSMTYPPDQTCCGQPAFNSGYRKEAKKTALRFLDIFEKSEAIVCPSGSCVHMVRHHYLDLFRDEPTQHSRAQAIAAKTYEFSEYLVDVLGVTDPGKELGSRFHGSITYHDSCHLSRGLGIRRQPRQLLENIPGLSLIEMDESDRCCGFGGTFSVKYPEISSAMVDDKVKTILETGAKAVVGCDVSCLMNISGRLSRIGSTVRALHLAEILANTGE, encoded by the coding sequence ATGAAAGAACATTCCGTTACCCTTTTTATTCAATGCCTCGTTGACTCGCTGCACCCCGAAGTCGGCGATGCCATGGTCCATGTTCTGGAGCGCCTCGGCGTTTCCATGACCTACCCTCCGGACCAAACCTGTTGTGGCCAGCCCGCCTTCAATAGCGGCTATCGCAAGGAAGCCAAAAAAACGGCTCTTCGCTTCCTTGACATTTTTGAAAAGAGTGAAGCCATTGTCTGTCCATCCGGCTCATGCGTTCATATGGTCAGACATCACTATCTCGACCTCTTCCGTGACGAACCAACGCAACACAGCCGCGCCCAGGCTATTGCAGCCAAGACCTATGAATTTTCGGAATATCTTGTGGATGTCTTAGGTGTCACTGATCCGGGCAAAGAACTGGGAAGCCGTTTTCATGGAAGCATTACTTACCATGACTCATGCCATCTCTCCCGTGGCCTCGGCATCCGCCGCCAACCGCGACAGTTACTGGAGAATATTCCCGGACTTTCCTTGATAGAGATGGACGAAAGCGACCGATGTTGCGGCTTCGGCGGCACCTTCAGCGTCAAGTACCCGGAAATATCTTCGGCCATGGTTGACGACAAGGTTAAGACCATCCTTGAGACCGGAGCCAAGGCAGTTGTCGGGTGCGATGTCAGTTGTCTTATGAACATCAGCGGCAGATTAAGCCGTATAGGTTCAACCGTCCGGGCTTTGCATCTGGCTGAAATACTGGCTAATACAGGGGAATAA
- a CDS encoding ABC transporter substrate-binding protein, giving the protein MKRCLFFVAVLLVLGTFPAAYAAKPVIAISQFVEHPALDAVLKGFQDELKDNGIDVNYKIYNAQGNVGTTYQIATQIVGEKPDMIVAIATPSAQACVKQYEKYPDLKGIPMLFSAITDPLAAGLVSNYEKPGGDVSGVSNQMPMGKHLDMMQRFMPDLKNVGVIYNRGEMNSVSSIRRLKKAAKERGMTIVETSVTNSSEVQQAAMSLIGNVDALFIPTDNTVVSAMEVVVKVCRRTQTPLFVADTDSVTRGAIAALGFDYYLHGRQTGAMAIRILNGERVGDMPVEFQEKLDFHVFPAAAQKMGVTLSQTLIDAADTVH; this is encoded by the coding sequence ATGAAACGTTGTCTTTTTTTTGTCGCGGTACTGCTCGTTCTGGGCACTTTTCCCGCAGCCTACGCGGCAAAACCGGTCATTGCCATCAGTCAGTTTGTCGAACACCCGGCTTTGGATGCTGTGCTCAAGGGGTTCCAGGATGAGTTGAAGGACAACGGTATTGACGTAAATTACAAAATTTACAATGCGCAGGGCAATGTGGGGACAACCTACCAGATCGCCACACAGATAGTGGGTGAAAAGCCAGACATGATTGTTGCCATTGCCACGCCTTCTGCTCAGGCTTGTGTCAAGCAATACGAAAAATATCCTGATCTCAAAGGGATTCCAATGCTTTTTTCCGCTATCACCGATCCGTTGGCTGCGGGACTTGTCTCCAATTATGAGAAGCCGGGCGGAGATGTTTCCGGCGTTTCCAACCAGATGCCAATGGGGAAACATCTTGATATGATGCAGCGTTTCATGCCTGATCTTAAGAATGTCGGTGTCATTTACAATAGGGGTGAGATGAATTCCGTCTCCAGCATCAGGCGACTCAAGAAAGCTGCCAAGGAACGTGGAATGACGATTGTTGAAACAAGCGTGACCAACTCATCCGAAGTGCAGCAGGCAGCCATGAGCCTGATTGGGAATGTTGATGCGTTATTCATTCCCACGGATAATACAGTGGTTTCGGCCATGGAAGTGGTTGTCAAAGTCTGTCGTCGGACACAGACGCCGCTTTTTGTGGCAGATACCGATTCAGTGACACGAGGCGCTATCGCCGCCCTCGGGTTTGATTACTACCTGCACGGTCGTCAGACTGGAGCCATGGCAATCCGAATCCTCAATGGGGAAAGGGTTGGTGACATGCCAGTTGAATTTCAGGAAAAACTTGATTTTCACGTCTTCCCGGCCGCAGCCCAGAAAATGGGGGTGACTCTCTCCCAGACCTTGATCGACGCAGCAGATACAGTTCACTAA